CGATATTTTCTCCGGTGACATGGCCCACACACGACGAACGGCCCGCACGTGATGGGCGTGCGGGCCGTTCTGTCCCCGAGCGGGTCTGGGTGCCGGCTCAGGCCGGACGGGTCAGTGGGCGGGCGGGAGCGCCGAAGAGCTGGGCGTCGGCGTGGGCGCGCTTGAAGAACAGGTGCGCGTCGTGCTCCCAGGTGATGGCGATGCCGCCGTGCATCTGCACGGTTTCCGACACCACGGACTGGAAGGTGTCGATGGCGTGCAGGCGGGCGGCCTGGATATCGATCGGCTCGAGCGCGCCCGCGGCCAGGCCCGCGATGGCCAGGTACGCGATCGACCGCGTCGACTCGACCAGCACGTACATATCGGCCATGCGGTGCTTGAGCGCCTGGAAGCTGCCGATCGGTCGACCGAACTGCACCCGTGACCTGGTGTACTCGACCGTCATGTCGAGGCACTGTTCCGCCGCGCCGAGCTGCTCGGCAATGACTGCCGCCCAGGCGATTTCACGCAAGCGGTTCACATTCGGTCGTCCGACGGGACGGGCCGTGGCCGCCTCGAAGTCGATGCGCGCCAGCTTGCGGGTCGGGTCCTGGGTGACGAGCGTGGTGCGGGTGACACCCGCCGCGTCGCCGTCGAGTTCGAACAGGCCCTCGGCGGTCAGCACCAGCAGCGTGTCGGCGTGCACCCCGTCGAGTACGTAATGCGCTGTGCCGGAGAGCGTTTCGCCCGAAGCGGTAACCCCGAAGGAATCCCAGCCCCGCGGCCCGGCCCAGCACAGCGCCAGCGTGCGTGCGCCCTCGGCGACCTCCGGCAGCAGCCGCTCGTTCACCTCGGCGTTCCCGGCCAGCAGCAGCGCCTGCACCCCCAGCACGGCCGACCCGAGCATGGGCGGCGCGGACAGCGTGCGCCCGAGCTCCTCGACTACCAGCAGCGCCTCGACCAACCCGGCCCCGATGCCCCCGAACTCCTCCGGAATCGCCAGCGCCGCCACCCCGACCTGCTCGCACAGCAGCTTCCACAACTGCTCGTCGTATCCGCGCTCGGTCTCCAGCCCGCGTCGCACGGCCGCGCTGTCCCCGTGCTTGGCCAGCACCGCGCGCACGGTGGTGACCAGTTCCTGCTGCTCGGCCGTCAGGCTCATGCGATGGCTCCCATGCTGTCGAAGGATGCTCCGGTCGACGCCTGCGCCGCGCTCACGCGACGTTCCCCGCGCGGAGGGCGGCCGCGATGCGGGCGCGGTGCTGGGCGGGGGTGCCCCAGGCCGAGCGCAGGGCGGTGACCTTGGTCAGCCACAGCGACAGGTCGCATTCGGCGGTGTAGCCGATGGCGCCGTGGACCTGGAGGGCGATGCGAGCGGCCTGGTAAGCGGCCTCGCCGCAGGACAGTTTGGCGGCGGAGATGTCGCGGCCGCGAGTTTCGTTGTCCGCCTGGGATTCCAGGGTCAGCGCGGCGCGGTAGAGCAGCGGCTGTGCCATTTCCAGGCCGATGTGGGCATTGGCGAGGTGATGTTTGATGGCCTGGTTGCGGCCGATCGGGGTGCCGAACTGCTGGCGCTGTTTGACGTAGTCGACGCTGGTGTCCAGCAGCGCGCGGCCCGCGCCCAGCAGTTGCGCGGCGGCGGCCAGGGCGGCGGTGTCGAAGGCCAGATCGATGGCGGCGGCGACGCCTTCGCCCTCGGCGAGGGTTTCGCCCGCGGTCACCGTGAACAGGCGGCGGGCCGCGTCCACCGACGTCACGAGGTCACCGGCGGCGCCCAGCGCGAGGCGGTCGCCCTCGGCGACGAGCACCAGATCGGCGATATCGGCGTCCAGTGCGGTGGCCGCACCCGCGGCCCGGCCCGCGTTCGCCCCGGCGGACGCGGTCAGGGCCAGCGTGCCCAGTTTCGCGCCCTCTGCCAGTTCCGGCAGCCGCTCGGCGGCGAGCGCCGAGTCCGGAAGCGCTTGCAGCAGCGCGGGAATCGCGGCGGCGGTCTCCACCAGCGGTCCCGGCACGGCGGCCCGGCCGAGCTCGGTGCAGGCCACGATCAGCTCCACCGGGCCCGCGCCGAAGCCGCCGTTGTCCTCGCTGAC
This sequence is a window from Nocardia yunnanensis. Protein-coding genes within it:
- a CDS encoding acyl-CoA dehydrogenase family protein, whose product is MSLTAEQQELVTTVRAVLAKHGDSAAVRRGLETERGYDEQLWKLLCEQVGVAALAIPEEFGGIGAGLVEALLVVEELGRTLSAPPMLGSAVLGVQALLLAGNAEVNERLLPEVAEGARTLALCWAGPRGWDSFGVTASGETLSGTAHYVLDGVHADTLLVLTAEGLFELDGDAAGVTRTTLVTQDPTRKLARIDFEAATARPVGRPNVNRLREIAWAAVIAEQLGAAEQCLDMTVEYTRSRVQFGRPIGSFQALKHRMADMYVLVESTRSIAYLAIAGLAAGALEPIDIQAARLHAIDTFQSVVSETVQMHGGIAITWEHDAHLFFKRAHADAQLFGAPARPLTRPA
- a CDS encoding acyl-CoA dehydrogenase family protein, which translates into the protein MRFALTAEQNDFAASLRKMAEAAKTPGVVRAWGTGDSAAGRALLGQLAEAGALGLTVSEDNGGFGAGPVELIVACTELGRAAVPGPLVETAAAIPALLQALPDSALAAERLPELAEGAKLGTLALTASAGANAGRAAGAATALDADIADLVLVAEGDRLALGAAGDLVTSVDAARRLFTVTAGETLAEGEGVAAAIDLAFDTAALAAAAQLLGAGRALLDTSVDYVKQRQQFGTPIGRNQAIKHHLANAHIGLEMAQPLLYRAALTLESQADNETRGRDISAAKLSCGEAAYQAARIALQVHGAIGYTAECDLSLWLTKVTALRSAWGTPAQHRARIAAALRAGNVA